The Plodia interpunctella isolate USDA-ARS_2022_Savannah chromosome 8, ilPloInte3.2, whole genome shotgun sequence genome window below encodes:
- the LOC128671838 gene encoding uncharacterized protein LOC128671838 translates to MRRTYRSKKDASGALDHKDVLLTMDEKSSAFDAFYIQNIKQTKREMSSVNFLAAPPSKVRKRKYVKRIMKDPEPQRESLLDSVYLTPNKSLRVNKPLDPFDQLLNSPSTHQNDSLKVNKGGLFGYQNTAKTYRKNKVTKCKKYNYSSSDTTDSDKENSDNTGTPDTSNIKKHELLIERHTKKSHAILDKSIKDLVQNFSTLKKASPKTPGKLSRSFKLVKNRLTTNIQSPILKNSPLCSTPFKEKYRGKSIYNFSPISKVLSESLDMNTSQNSNDSIILVSKKKLNVSNKKEMAISSEIYKSPVFKTPDNYKAHTTSTNENFKEDLTVKGNSLCEVSEMSLKSKSGTTVTDDKVPTLQEHNNKTTQEESDDKVLSSVEISLQTTELEPFIGFTNNESVFKCDIKLHSTSGNNCSDSVILHRVLNEEPMTIKDKDIVYVSRSFVEILDKDKTDLSHHTNYSVENSVMLFSNDNPLAIDIKEENGSGNSHEEDNFDNSVMLPKPLEETNLEINRPNDQFNISQSSTNKSSDSYVESETSQSQNNTVDQHISKDIIVANDTCLDEDQSIVEDSDNQSLYDTCDSGDTSQDNGDKSEDDYETHCSKLPIVELERLNDSVFQKYYKNVSECDENSQSSQDSENYESIGNISGVSDNSNESYSSEIGKQNSTSDVSKELSDDTDSNSNTDEDRCISFVTTRRRNEVTNNSMILAFNDSYGSVSSVECDKTVLSINRNSHGKSDINDIETTLVHKADSPKIGNISVDVAKPNTARLSNVVTRKSARRKESLLKDEAKDEYVDSKPSIILQPGKKWERSLSIYRRITMMNDHFDHSVLEDEPMERKGRKYRQSVINTMEMQDKSILHNESLNSRRSTFVSKPCRSTIKIVKEPNNSRISSCATAVFDDFKGFLNEDCDDTIVELSKLSIADSEHEVTLLENFHDSAGRVATARDYVLRRCNQTEVLLFDECYPDTVLKNCHKIGEGVYGEVFLWRARDGRARVMKIVPIAGATKVNGESQKDFHEIISEIVIAMELSALRAPIAEIERHFDEGKEIDALDLHSVENATDVFNEVLAVKCVYGSYPSRLLDLWELYDECKGSENDNPAILPLEQQYIVLELANAGQDLESYQFNSAEQAHQLFLQVAFALAVGEESFQFEHRDLHWGNVLIAPTDQKFATFVLRGRAHRVPRCGVAATIIDYSLSRLSLALAALYNDLAADDGLFDARGDYQFEVYRRMRDKLGNDWKNFEPYTNILWLHYTVDKMITALRYKRTNTKIHKHYIAKLKGIKNRILDYGSAVQFVLTDNEI, encoded by the exons ATGCGAAGGACATACAGATCAAAAAAAGACGCCAGCGGCGCTCTAGATCACAAAGATGTATTACTTACCATGGATGAGAAAAGTTCGGCTTTTGATGCTTTttacattcaaaatataaagcaaACTAAAAGAGAAATGTCTTCGGTGAACTTTTTAGCTGCCCCTCCAAGTAAAGTgcgtaaaagaaaatatgttaaacGTATAATGAAAGATCCAGAGCCACAGAGAGAGTCTTTGTTAGATTCGGTATATCTCACGCCAAACAAATCTCTACGTGTCAACAAACCTTTGGATCCTTTTGACCAGCTATTGAATTCTCCTTCGACTCATCAGAATGATTCGCTGAAAGTCAATAAAGGCGGCTTATTTGGATATCAGAA TACAGCAAAGACATACCGTAAAAATAAGGTCACCAAATGTAAGAAGTATAACTATTCCAGCAGTGATACTACAg attCTGACAAAGAAAATTCTGATAACACGGGAACACCGGACACATCTAACATAAAGAAACATGAATTATTAATAGAGAGGCATACTAAAAAATCTCATGCAATTTTAGATAAATCCATCAAAGATTTGGTACAAAATTTTTCTACGTTAAAAAAGGCCAGTCCAAAAACGCCAGGGAAATTATCTAGATCCTTCAAACTTGTCAAGAACAGATTAACTACTAATATTCAGTcgccaatattaaaaaactccCCATTGTGCAGTACAccttttaaagaaaaatatagaggaaaatcaatttataatttttcaccaATCAGTAAGGTTCTAAGTGAGAGTCTAGATATGAATACCTCTCAAAATAGCAATGATAGTATTATATTGGtttcaaagaaaaaacttaatgtatcaaataaaaaagaaatggcTATTTCATcagaaatttataaatcacCTGTATTTAAAACACCAGACAATTATAAAGCACATACTACTTCCACCaatgaaaatttcaaagaaGATTTGACTGTTAAAGGTAATTCATTATGTGAAGTATCTGAAATGTCTTTGAAATCTAAGAGTGGAACAACAGTTACTGATGATAAAGTACCAACACTTCAGgaacataataacaaaacaacacaAGAGGAATCTGATGACAAAGTCTTATCAAGTGTTGAAATTAGTTTACAAACTACTGAGCTTGAACCATTCATAGGATTTACTAATAATGAATCTGTTTTTAAGTGTGATATTAAATTACACTCAACTTCAGGAAATAATTGTAGTGATAGTGTAATACTTCACAGAGTTTTAAATGAAGAACCTATGACaataaaagataaagataTAGTTTATGTTTCCAGAAGTTTTGTAGAAATATTGGACAAAGATAAAACAGATTTATCTCATCACACCAATTATTCAGTAGAGAACAGTGTAATGTTGTTTTCTAATGATAATCCCTTAGCAATAGATATTAAAGAAGAAAATGGTTCTGGTAATTCACATGAAGAAGACAACTTTGATAATAGTGTGATGTTGCCTAAACCATTGGAAGAAACTAatctagaaataaatagacctaatgatcaatttaatattagtcaAAGTTCTACTAATAAGTCGTCAGATAGTTATGTTGAATCCGAAACATCacaatcacaaaataatactGTAGATCAACATATTTCAAAAGATATTATTGTGGCAAATGATACATGTTTAGATGAAGATCAATCAATAGTTGAAGATTCTGATAATCAATCCTTATATGATACTTGTGATAGTGGAGACACATCTCAAGATAATGGAGACAAATCTGAAGATGATTATGAAACCCATTGTAGTAAATTGCCTATAGTTGAATTAGAGAGACTTAATGATTCTGTATTTcagaaatattacaaaaatgtgtcAGAGTGTGACGAAAATAGTCAAAGTAGTCAAGACAGCGAGAATTATGAGAGTATTGGTAATATTTCTGGTGTCTCAGATAACTCAAATGAAAGTTATAGTTCTGAAATCGGGAAACAAAATAGCACTTCAGATGTTTCTAAAGAACTATCTGATGACACTGATTCTAATAGTAACACAGATGAAGATAGATGCATAAGCTTTGTTACAACTAGGAGAAGGAATGAAGTGACAAATAATTCGATGATACTAGCTTTTAATGATTCTTATGGAAGTGTTAGTAGTGTAGAATGTGATAAGACTGTACTTAGCATTAATAGAAATAGTCATGGGAAGTCTGATATTAATGACATTGAGACTACCTTAGTTCATAAAGCAGATAGTCCGAAGATTGGAAACATTTCAGTTGATGTAGCAAAACCTAATACAGCTAGATTATCAAATGTTGTTACAAGGAAAAGTGCAAGAAGAAAGGAGTCATTATTAAAAGATGAAGCTAAGGATGAATATGTAGATTCTAAACCATCAATAATTTTGCAACCAGGCAAAAAATGGGAGAGATCTTTGAGTATCTATAGAAGGATAACTATGATGAATGATCATTTTGATCATTCTGTGTTGGAAGATGAGCCGATGGAGCGCAAAGGAAGAAAGTATAGACAGAGTGTCATTAATACAATGGAAATGCAAGACaaaa GTATACTACACAATGAATCACTTAATAGTCGAAGGAGCACCTTTGTGTCCAAGCCTTGCAGGTCTACGATTAAGATTGTGAAA GAACCCAATAATTCCAGAATAAGCTCATGTGCCACGGCTGTATTCGATGATTTTAAAG GATTTCTGAACGAAGATTGTGATGATACGATTGTCGAATTATCCAAATTATCAATCGCCGACTCGGAACACGAGGTCACACTATTAGAGAATTTTCATGACAGTGCGGGTCGAGTCGCCACAGCAAGAGATTACGTCTTGCGACGCTGTAATCAAACAGAGGTCCTACTGTTTGATGAATGCTATCCAGATAC GGTGCTAAAGAACTGCCACAAGATCGGCGAGGGCGTGTACGGGGAGGTGTTCCTCTGGCGCGCGAGGGATGGCCGAGCTCGTGTTATGAAGATTGTGCCCATCGCCGGCGCCACCAAGGTCAATGGGGAGAGCCAGAAGGACTTCCACGAGATTATCTCTGAGATTGTGATTGCTAT GGAACTGAGCGCCCTACGCGCTCCCATAGCAGAAATAGAACGCCATTTTGATGAGGGGAAGGAAATAGATGCACTGGACTTGCATTCTGTGGAGAATGCTACTGATGTTTTTAACGAG GTACTCGCAGTGAAGTGCGTATACGGCAGCTACCCGTCTCGCTTGCTCGACCTGTGGGAGTTGTATGACGAGTGTAAAGGCTCAGAGAACGACAACCCAGCCATCTTGCCGCTGGAGCAGCAGTACATTGTGCTGGAACTCGCCAACGCCGGCCAGGACCTCGAGAGCTACCAGTTCAACAGTGCCGAGCAGGCGCACCAGCTGTTCTTGCAG GTTGCTTTCGCGCTCGCAGTTGGAGAGGAGAGTTTCCAGTTTGAGCACCGTGACTTGCATTGGGGCAACGTGTTGATTGCACCTACAGATCAAAAG TTCGCGACATTCGTCCTCCGCGGACGGGCGCACCGGGTCCCGCGCTGCGGCGTGGCGGCCACCATCATCGACTACTCGCTGTCGCGGCTGTCGCTGGCGCTGGCGGCGCTCTACAACGACCTGGCCGCCGACGACGGGCTCTTCGACGCCAGGGGCGACTACCAGTTCGAGGTCTACCGCCGCATGAGGGACAAGTTGGG aaaTGATTGGAAGAATTTTGAGCCGTACACAAACATACTTTGGCTACATTACACTGTTGATAAAATGATAACGGCCCTCCGCTACAAACGGACCAATACAAAGATTCACAAACACTATATTGCAAAGCTGAAGGGTATCAAGAATCGAATCCTGGACTACGGCAGTGCGGTCCAGTTCGTGCTTACTGACAACGAAATATAA
- the LOC128671932 gene encoding PWWP domain-containing protein 2A-like — MAAVASTADNMTIQKNSKILVNVEEALADLIVVSYCSEDKNFQGVLLDSNKGNLPFGVYGLHPAFTKKPETVNSENDKLHSISQRFIYQEPGYSSENIQKSKKPGPKAKPQRQKMTVRLRPRKVLCSNCQGICNDNSENVDVSKKRKFDSDDDTVRGSTDSSNVKKKYLMGGMLIPKLSRLHPHEITTAIKGSKINKASEKSISKGKGERSSNDEQTPEVAFVSVSESDLSDKHMKDENENGTDASFSSMFSSARTLKICFGEGEGTVVKIPPLSGDFNEDSGVSCDMNKPPKPDLKAAKKAMKRAKKQAKKNNADKINTESWQQSPKHIGALSPRNNMSINQPILDPLEKKHKHKVKHKKKQKKRDENMSKSNEESMDYFSDIKVDNFDQKLSISLRRLSGNSYERPEEDNVESGSEDWEEEVVPDFPETATESSGGKVIRVAPGDIVWGKVVGFPWWPGRILSVTSDCKAHVAWYASTTSSLMPCDSLSPFLEDYKIRFNKKKRGPYKEAVKQATIEAKRIESHTGDPLASPTHQNLSTMSPRPIDVFS; from the exons atggcGGCTGTCGCTTCAACAGCCGATAATATGACGATTCAGAAGAATTCCAAAATTTTAGTAAATGTGGAAGAAGCGTTAGCAGATCTAATAGTTGTTTCATATTGTAGtgaagacaaaaatttccaggGTGTGCTCTTGGATTCCAATAAAGG TAATTTACCGTTCGGAGTATACGGCCTACATCCAGCATTTACTAAGAAACCAGAAACTGTCAATAGTGAGAATGATAAACTACATTCCATTAGTCAAAGGTTCATATACCAAGAACCTGGATATTCTAGTGAGAACATACAGAAGTCGAAAAAACCTGGTCCCAAGGCCAAACCACAGCGACAAAAGATGACAGTGAGACTAAGGCCTCGAAAGGTTTTGTGTTCCAATTGCCAAGGTATATGTAATGATAACAGCGAAAATGTGGACGTGTCTAAAAAACGCAAATTCGATTCTGATGACGACACCGTGCGTGGTAGCACTGACTCATCTAATGTCAAGAAGAAATACTTAATGGGTGGTATGCTCATACCCAAATTATCTAGGCTTCACCCCCATGAAATAACAACTGCCATAAAAGGCTCTAAAATCAATAAGGCTAGTGAAAAATCAATAAGCAAAGGTAAAGGGGAAAGATCCAGTAATGATGAACAAACCCCAGAAGTTGCATTTGTTAGTGTCTCAGAGAGTGACTTGTCTGATAAACATATGAAAGATGAGAATGAGAATGGCACTGATGCGTCTTTTAGCTCTATGTTCTCTAGTGCTCGcacattaaaaatttgttttggaGAAGGAGAAGGCACTGTGGTAAAAATACCTCCTCTTAGTGGGGATTTCAATGAAGACTCCGGTGTTTCATGTGATATGAACAAACCACCAAAGCCAGACTTAAAAGCAGCTAAAAAGGCAATGAAGAGAGCAAAAAAACaggcaaagaaaaataatgctgataaaattaatactgaAAGTTGGCAGCAATCACCAAAACATATAGGGGCATTATCGCCAAGGAACAATATGTCAATCAATCAACCTATTTTAGAtcctttagaaaaaaaacacaagcACAAAGTGAAgcataaaaagaaacaaaagaaacGAGATGAGAATATGAGTAAGAGTAATGAAGAATCAATGGACTATTTTAGCGATATTAAAGTTGACAACTTTGATCAAAAGTTATCTATTAGTTTGAGGAGATTGAGTGGTAACTCATATGAGCGACCAGAGGAGGATAATGTTGAGAGCGGTTCTGAAGACTGGGAAGAAGAGGTTGTGCCAGACTTTCCTGAGACTGCTACAGAGAGCAGCGGAGGGAAAGTGATTCGTGTTGCTCCTGGGGACATTGTTTGGGGCAAAGTTGTTGGGTTCCCATGGTGGCCGGGCAGAATTCTGAGTGTAACTTCTGATTGTAAAGCACATGTGGCGTGGTATGCTTCGACAACTTCGTCCTTGATGCCATGTGATAGCTTGAGCCCATTCTTAGAAGATTACAAG ATACGCTTTAACAAGAAAAAGAGGGGTCCATACAAAGAGGCAGTAAAGCAGGCTACAATTGAGGCAAAGAGAATTGAATCTCACACAGGTGACCCGCTAGCTAGTCCCACTCACCAGAACTTGTCTACAATGTCTCCTAGGCCTATTGATGTGTTCTCATAA